Sequence from the Anaerobaca lacustris genome:
GGTCTCCATCGCGAAGACGGTGCATGTCGAGCCCGACTCGCCCGATGGCCGGACGCTGGCCGAGCTGATTGAAACAGCCCGGCGAATGGCTCGGCCGAAGGCGCTGTATACCGAGGCGTTCATCGACGCCAAGGGCGCCGAGACGGTGACGGTCGATGGGATCACGTTTACCAGCCGGATGCTCCGGGCGAACCTCGAACCCATCGAGCGGGTCTTCCCCTTCATCGCTACCTGCGGGCACGAGATGGACACGGCCGACCTGCCGGCGGGCGATTTCCTCGTCGAGTTCTGGTGGGATGCCATCAAAGCTGTCCTGCTCGGCACCGCGATCCGGCACCTCAACGAGCATCTGAAACATCGCTACGCGTTGGGCAGGACCGCCTCGATGAGCCCCGGCTCGGGCGACGTCGACGTCTGGCCCATCGAGCAGCAGGCCGAGCTGTTCGCGCTGCTCGGCGACGTGAAAGGGCAGATCGGCGTCGAGCTGACCGAGTCGTTCCTGATGAAGCCCAACAAGACCGTATCGGGCATCTGCTTTGCGACCGAGGTGGACTTCCACAGTTGTCAGGTCTGCCGCCGCAAGGACTGTCCCTCGCGTGGCGCCCCCTTCGACCCGCACCTCTGGGACCAGCACCAGCACGGCTGATCTTCCGACCTGCGACTGCTGGAATGACCGATGCCCTGAGCTCGGACAGACACACGCATCGCTCGTCTTGCGGAATGGTCTTGCGTTCGTAGTGAATGGGGACCACAATAGAGGTGTTCGGGCCAAGTGATTCAGCTCTTTTGATCGAGGTAAACGCATGAGAATTCTATACTTCATAGGGCTGGTTCTTCTCGTGGTGACACAACCGTTGACGGCGTATGACCGGGTGACCGGCAAGCCTTTTGCCAGCCGGTCGCGGGTGATTGCCCAGCATGGAATGGCCGCGACGAGCCAGCCTCTGGCGACGCAGGTCGCGATCGACGTCCTCAAGCAGGGGGGCAGCGCCGTCGATGCCGCCATCGCCGCCAATGCCGTGCTGGGGTTGGTCGAGCCGACCGGCTGCGGGATTGGAGGCGATCTGTACGCCATCGTCTGGGACGCAGAAACGCAGAAGCTCCACGGACTCAACGCCAGTGGGCGCTCGCCGTATTCGCTGACGCTGGCTCATTTCCAGGACCGCGGGCTCGAATACGTCCCGCCGCGAGGGGCGCTGCCGGTGACGGTGCCCGGTTGCGTCGACGGCTGGTTCGAGCTGCATGGCCGGTTCGGCAGGCTGCCGATGAAGGCGGTCCTCGCGCCGGCGATTGCGTATGCCCGCCACGGGTTCCCGGTCTCCGACCTGATCGCGAATGACTGGCAGCGCAGCGTGCCGATCCTCGAAGAATACGAGGGGTTCAAAGAGACCTTCGCCCCCGCCCCGAAGGCGGGAGAGGTGTTCAAGAACCCCAGGCTCGCCCACACGCTCGAGCAGATCGCCGAGCGGGGCCGGGACGCGTTTTACAGAGGCGATATCGCCCGGACCATCGACGCCTTCATGAAGCGGGTGGGGGGCTTCCTGTCGTATCGGGACCTGGCGGACCATACCTCGGAATGGATCGATCCCGTCTCGACGGACTACCGAGGCTACACGGTATGGGAACTGCCTCCCAACGGGCAGGGGATCGCCGCCCTCCAGATGCTGAACATCCTCGAAGGCTATGATATCCAGGGCATGGGGTTCGGCAGCCGGGAGTACATGCACTGTTTCATCGAGGCCAAGAAGCTCGTCTTCGAGGATCGCGCCAAGTTCTACGCGGACCTGGCGTTCAACGACATCCCCGTCGAGCGCCTGATCTCCAAGGCGTACGCCGCGCAGAGGCGAAAGCTCATCGACCCCGACCGGGCCGCCCGTCGCTACGACGCCGGCAATCCCGCTCTCAACGAGGGCGACACGATCTACCTGACCGTCGCCGACGGCCAGGGCAACCTGGTTTCGCTGATCCAGAGCAACTATCTCGGCATGGGTTCCGGCCTGGCCCCCGACGGCTTGGGCTTCATCCTTCAGGATCGCGGCGCACTGTTCTCGCTCGAGGAAGGTCAGTTCAACACCTACGCCCCTCACAAGCGGCCGTTCCACACGATCATCCCCGCCTTCATCACCAAAGACGGCGAGCCCTTTCTGAGCTTCGGCGTGATGGGCGGGGCGGCCCAGCCCCAGATGCACGTCCAGATCGTGGTCAACCTCGTCGATTTCGGCATGGACGTGCAGGAAGCGGGCGATGCCCCTCGCATCCTGCACCTTGGGTCCTCGCAGCCGACCGGCCAGACGATGATCGACGGTGGCACGGTGCACCTGGAGACCGGGTTCGACTACGAGGTCGTCCGTGCGTTGGCGCGAGCGGGACATCGGATTCAGGTGAACGTCGGAGATTTCGGCGGATACCAGGCGATTCGCTACGACCGCCGCAATCAGGTATATTACGGCGCATCCGAATCCCGCAAGGACGGGCATGCGGCCGGCTATTGAGGCCCGGCCGCCCGTGGGTGTAAAATGAGAAGGGACCTATGCCCTATCGCAGCATGACGGTCAAGGAGCTGGCGCGGATGCTGGGCGCCGACGCCCGCCGGCTCGAACGCATGGCCCAGCGCGGAGAGATTCCCTGCCAGAAGGTCGGCGGCGAGCTGCGTTTCAACCGGGCCGAGATCACCGAATGGCTCCAGCAGAACATGGGCTCGATGACGGGCAACCACCTGGCGGAAGTCGACGCGGGCATGACGGCCGAGCGGCAGAAGCCGCAGAGCGAGGCACTCGTGCGCCCGCTGTTGCGGCCGGAGGCGGTGACGGCCCAACTGAACTCGCGCGGCAAGAACAGCCTGCTGCGCGAGCTGGTGGCCCTGGCCGGCCGGACCGGTCTGGTCTACGACGACCAGGCCCTGCTCGAAGCGCTGATGGCCCGCGAGGAGATGTGCAGCACGGCCATCGACGGCGGCATCGCGATCCCGCACCCGCGCCGGCCGCTGCCGTATGAGATCGCCGATTCGGTGCTCGTGGTGGCCAAGGCCGGCGGGGGCGTCGTCTTCGGGGCGCCCGACGGCAAGCTGACCGACCTGTTTTTCCTGACAGCCTCGCAGGACGACGTGCACCACCTGCATATCCTCGCCCGGCTCTGTCGCATGTTCCACGACGACGGCTGGGTCGAGCGCCTGCGCGCGTGCCAGATGAGCGACGAGATGATCGACCTGTTGATCGAGCGCGAGGCAGAAGTGATCGCACAGTCGGCGTGACTTCGTCCGAGAAAAACGCCAGCGAGGCCCGCTGGGCAGCGGAGCAGGGCGATGCGGGCCCGTGTGTTGCGCGGGCGGACGCCGAACGGCAGAGCAAGGTTGACAGCGGGATTGCAAACTTGGCGGCCGGGCCATAGAATCAACGGCGCGGAAACCGGATCGATCGGGGCCCGTTGGACGGAATTTCGGTTGTTGTGTTCGTTTGTTGGGGATGACCATGAGGAACCGTCGCACACGTCACTATCTCGCTGCTGCCTTGGGCGTTTCGATTCTGCTCGGCATGGTGGCCGGGTGCATGATCGATTTGACCAAAGGACGGGACTTCGGCGAGCCTCCGGTCTGTCAGGTGCACGCCCGCGTGATGCGCAAGGAGAAGGTCCCGTTGATCTCCGGCTACGATCTCTACGGCGGCGACTGGGCCCAGGCCGAGCGGGAGCAGTTCCCTCATTCCGACAGTCCGCGTCGTTGGGATGGTGACCTGGCGGTCCACGGCGAACACGGCCTGGCGTACGTCTGTCCCGGCTGCAACGAGGCGCGCAATCGCTGGCTCATCCAGAACCGCCCCGGCGTCGCCCGCGCCAAGGGCCTGATCGACTGAGCTGCGCCACGCCGCCGGGGCGATGCGATTCAATCGGGCAGGACAATGCCGGTTGGAGGATTGGCCGCGGCGGGGCGGGTGAACGATTCGCCGTAGGCGGTGAAGCCGGGCACGAAGCCGCCGTGCGAGAGGAAGAACCAGCCGTCTTCGAGTCCCATGAATCGGTCGTGCCGGTCGGCCTTGCCCGTCGGATCGTGACTGAACCGCGCGGTCGTCAGTTCGATCCACCGGCCCTCAGCCGTGCGAATCCACTGGTTGCCGTAGCGGGCCTTGCGCAGCAGGTGGCCATTGGCGCCGCCGAAGTTCTCGCTGAAGCTGTAGAGCCCGCGCATGTAGCCGCCTTCCTTCGGCGCTCGCCAACTGGAGATCAGCATCCAGCGCTTGTTGTCCGGATGGAACCAGTAGCCCGAATAGACTGTGTGCGTCTCGTCGGTCGGCTCGGCAGTGACGAGGAACCGCTGCCTCTCGCCCGTCTTCCACATGTACTTCAGATGGCTGTGTCCGCCGGTGCCCTCGTTGCCGAAGTCGCCCGCGTAGACGCCCTCGCCCTTGCCCATCAGCGTGACGCGGTTCTCGTCGGCGACCTTGTCGCGGTCGATGGCCTCGTCGCCGCTGTCCCAGACGCTGAAGATGATCCGCCGCTCGGTCGGGCTGTTGACCTGCATGCCAAAGTACCCACGATGCCAGCCGCAGGCCATGTAGTACGTCCAGATTGGCTCGGCCACACCGATCATCTCGCAGTAGAACGCCGCTACCTTCACGTCCTTCTCGACCGGATAGACCAGGTGCACCGAGGCGGCGTTGCGCCGGCTCTTGAGATTGAAGTGCGCCTCGTGCGCCGCCGGCCCGTCGAGGACCAACGCCTCGATGTCGCCGGCCGGCTCGCCCGGCGCGTTCAGCGATTCGAGCGTGAAACGCTGATAGCCCGCCTCGGCGACCTCGAACGAGCCGAATGGAACGGTGACAGGTTCTTCTCCGCCGCCCGTTGCCGTCACCTCGCGCGACCGACCCGCGACGGTCAGACGTAGCTTCGACGTTGCGCCCTGCCCCAGGCGCATCGTCACGGCGCCGTCGAGCGTGCCCGGCGTCTTGATCTGCCCGAACCACAGAACCTTCACCGCCGGATCGGTCCATCGCGTGACGCCGGAACGTTCCGAGACGCGCGCCCCGCGCATGTCCGGCTCGAGATAGGCCGTGTACCCCGGGACCCGCATCGCGCCGACCGCCGGCCCGGCCAGCACCGCCAGCACTATAACGAGCAAATAACTCTTCTTTCTCATCGCACACCTCACAAAATCGTGCCTCCGCCACCGCGCCACCCCATTCTACCGCCGGCCCATCCATCCTTCAACCCGCCACCCGTAGGGGCGATGCATGCATCGCCCTTGCCCGCGAATGTGGATTGTCTTGACGCGATGGGCGTGCTGCGGTATCAGGGGGACGGACTCAATGGTTTGAATCGACGCTGTGAAAGGGGCAAGGCGATGGCGCGCGTACTGGCTGTTGCGATTGTGGTGTTGCCGCTGCTGCTCGGCGGCGGCTCGCCGTCTGCCGAGGGGAACCTGCCGGCGATCGAGGACTGTCCCTTCGCGTTCGATCCGAGTTTGGTCGTCGGGCAGTTCCTCGGCTGGGTTCGCATCG
This genomic interval carries:
- a CDS encoding DUF3472 domain-containing protein; protein product: MRKKSYLLVIVLAVLAGPAVGAMRVPGYTAYLEPDMRGARVSERSGVTRWTDPAVKVLWFGQIKTPGTLDGAVTMRLGQGATSKLRLTVAGRSREVTATGGGEEPVTVPFGSFEVAEAGYQRFTLESLNAPGEPAGDIEALVLDGPAAHEAHFNLKSRRNAASVHLVYPVEKDVKVAAFYCEMIGVAEPIWTYYMACGWHRGYFGMQVNSPTERRIIFSVWDSGDEAIDRDKVADENRVTLMGKGEGVYAGDFGNEGTGGHSHLKYMWKTGERQRFLVTAEPTDETHTVYSGYWFHPDNKRWMLISSWRAPKEGGYMRGLYSFSENFGGANGHLLRKARYGNQWIRTAEGRWIELTTARFSHDPTGKADRHDRFMGLEDGWFFLSHGGFVPGFTAYGESFTRPAAANPPTGIVLPD
- a CDS encoding vitamin B12 dependent-methionine synthase activation domain-containing protein; translation: MKTLSDIPFELDLVSIAKTVHVEPDSPDGRTLAELIETARRMARPKALYTEAFIDAKGAETVTVDGITFTSRMLRANLEPIERVFPFIATCGHEMDTADLPAGDFLVEFWWDAIKAVLLGTAIRHLNEHLKHRYALGRTASMSPGSGDVDVWPIEQQAELFALLGDVKGQIGVELTESFLMKPNKTVSGICFATEVDFHSCQVCRRKDCPSRGAPFDPHLWDQHQHG
- the ggt gene encoding gamma-glutamyltransferase, producing the protein MRILYFIGLVLLVVTQPLTAYDRVTGKPFASRSRVIAQHGMAATSQPLATQVAIDVLKQGGSAVDAAIAANAVLGLVEPTGCGIGGDLYAIVWDAETQKLHGLNASGRSPYSLTLAHFQDRGLEYVPPRGALPVTVPGCVDGWFELHGRFGRLPMKAVLAPAIAYARHGFPVSDLIANDWQRSVPILEEYEGFKETFAPAPKAGEVFKNPRLAHTLEQIAERGRDAFYRGDIARTIDAFMKRVGGFLSYRDLADHTSEWIDPVSTDYRGYTVWELPPNGQGIAALQMLNILEGYDIQGMGFGSREYMHCFIEAKKLVFEDRAKFYADLAFNDIPVERLISKAYAAQRRKLIDPDRAARRYDAGNPALNEGDTIYLTVADGQGNLVSLIQSNYLGMGSGLAPDGLGFILQDRGALFSLEEGQFNTYAPHKRPFHTIIPAFITKDGEPFLSFGVMGGAAQPQMHVQIVVNLVDFGMDVQEAGDAPRILHLGSSQPTGQTMIDGGTVHLETGFDYEVVRALARAGHRIQVNVGDFGGYQAIRYDRRNQVYYGASESRKDGHAAGY
- a CDS encoding PTS sugar transporter subunit IIA, whose protein sequence is MPYRSMTVKELARMLGADARRLERMAQRGEIPCQKVGGELRFNRAEITEWLQQNMGSMTGNHLAEVDAGMTAERQKPQSEALVRPLLRPEAVTAQLNSRGKNSLLRELVALAGRTGLVYDDQALLEALMAREEMCSTAIDGGIAIPHPRRPLPYEIADSVLVVAKAGGGVVFGAPDGKLTDLFFLTASQDDVHHLHILARLCRMFHDDGWVERLRACQMSDEMIDLLIEREAEVIAQSA